Part of the Lolium rigidum isolate FL_2022 chromosome 6, APGP_CSIRO_Lrig_0.1, whole genome shotgun sequence genome, GTTCCCCGCACACCAGCCTCCAGGCGTGGGCATTTCCGGGGTAGTGCGGGACAGGATCTCTGCGTCGATCTTGTCCAGCACTGGGTCGTCCGCATGGAACTTGCGGGCGAAGGGAGCATCACTGGCCACCATCCTGTCCAGGTCTTCCAGCGTGAGGTAGTGTGGGTGCTGCTTCGGGGGGTTGTCCCACGAGATGTAGTGCAGGTCATGGTTCACGGTGGTGTTCCTGAACTCCTCAGCATTGCAGACCACAGTGTGGAAGTAGCCCTCAGGCGACGAGATGAAGTTGGAGTAGTACATGAGGACGGTGCGGGGCAGGTTGTCCCAGCCCCATATGCTGTATTCCACGAGCGACCTGGACAGTGCCATCCAGGCTGAACCTGAAACACATTAGAGATTATCAGATGCATCCACACAAATGGAATTTGCTATCTAAGAGCATGATTTATTTCTCAAAGCTAGAAAACTATTATTGGGCTAATCACACTAGTTATGTTTTGCTTGCCAGTTATGTACGAATCCTATGCCCTTCTTCACTGGAAAGGCAGGCTCTCAATCATACATCTTCTAGTTATCTGGTTGAGATGTTGAAACATGGAGTGTCCATATAAATGAAATTTGATATCTAAGAGCATGATTTACTCCTCAAAGCTAGAACACTGCTATTGGACTAATAACACTAGTAATGCTTTGCTTGCCAGTTATGAATCCTATGCCTTGACCTTCTTCGCTGGAAAGGTTAGGCTCTGAATCTTACATCTTCTACTTATTTTTTGAAATGTTGAAACATGGAGTGTCCATATCAGGATGAGAACTATACATGCGAAATTGGGATAGGGATTATCAGGTTGATAAAACATTAAAACAGCACTTTCCTAAATTTTAGAATCAGGTGAGCCTACACGCGCATTTTTGGCTCTCGGGTTTGCCAGAACCCTATTGAATAATAAAATCGAAACAAATACTTAAAAACTAAAACAAATACGGCATAATCTTGCGTGTAGATAATGTATGCAGGTATGAGCATGCCAAGTTTGAACCTAAAACATAAAAGTATATAACCAACACAAAAATGACAACAATATAAGGATTAGACGTATAATAACAAAGTTCCATTTTCActtttttgtgtaggccacatacggtcatattttttcttgaaaatttCCACGAGTATGTATCAAGGTGACATGTCCGTGCAGAAATTATTTCAAATCCTTTTGAAacatttaaatagcatttttcgaATTTTTCAAATCTGGTGTGCCTACACTAGATGCATCTACAAAGATGAAAAATGATATGATATTTAAGAGAAATATTTACTCCTCAAAGGCCCAAAGTAACAAAGTTGGTTTCATATATAGAAGTTCTTGAAACAGACCATTTGTGGGGTTTGAGCGAGGAAGAATAAGTCACTGCCATACTTATTTGTTAGTTGTTACACGATAAATCTAGAATATTTAATTGGACTAATCATGCTAGTAATGTTTTGCTTGCCAGTTAGGAATCCCATGTCTTGAACTTCTACCCTGGAAAGGCAGGCTCTGAATCATACGTTATCTAGTTATCTGGTTGGGATGTTGAACCATGGAGTGTCCGTATCAGGATGAGAACTATTTGAGAAACTGGGATCAAATATCTTCTTGGTCTAGAGACAAGCAGAAAGATGAAATTTTGGGGTTGCTAATAAGAGCATATTCATAATGGGTGTTAAGTGTCAATTAGACCATCAGATCAATTAAAATCTTCCTAAGACATGTATATAAAGGTGCTTAAACCTTTAAGGAAAGAGCAGTGTTATATGTACGATGAATTTTTGTCCGACGCATGTATGATGCACTACATGGCCGTCTGTTTCTGTTGGCTAGAAATCTACCTCCGTTCCGTCGGCGTTTTGTACAAGCTTCGGACAAAGTTTGTCGTACACAGAGCCATTCCGTTAAGGAAAAACAAGACTTTGTTGGCAAGTTTACTAGCACGATTGAAAAACTGAACTGAAGCCAGATGTTACAACTACATTAGTTGTAACTGATATTATTGTCACACAGGAAAGGTATAATTTAAAAAAGGGGGCCTTTTATTATGCTCAAGGCCGTCAAAGGGGCTGTGCGACCTGGGCGACCGCACAGGGACCCCAATTTTTTGGGGCCCCCAAATCACAACGCCCAGGGTTGCCACAGAATTCTCCTGGCAGTTCAGCCCAATGCCTCGGTCAGTATCCAAATAGCAGGCTGATGCTTCCTGTTACAAGCGCGATGCTAGTCCAAAATTCTGAGCCCAACTGAATTCGCATGAGAAAATTCGACAAGAAATGCAAGGTGTTAGCAGGCGAAATGCTACCGAAAATTATTACTGTCTAACTGTTATTCTTGCAACTAATTACAAGTTAAAGACTAGTTTTCAAATGCTGAATTCCTTAGAGGTGGGGGGATTAATATAATAACACAATGAATTAGgactatagcacttgacttgtaaAAAAAGGACTATAGCACTTGAGAATGATATCTTGGAAAAGCTTAATTATAAATATATCACTGGAgattttatttcaaaaataggATGATGCTGTTTAGTAGAATATGAGGTCAGTTAAATGCTACCTTTACTCTTTTAGCATCTATGTCTGATATTTCTAAATATAATACATATTAAAGATACAATAAAGGAAAGTATGTTTTGGTTCTATTAGTTAtataattttttcaaaatttaggGCCCCATTTAATATTTCGCACCGGGGCCCCCAAATTTCTGGAGATGGCCCTATTTAtggtatatatgttttgttttcaCCAGAAACAGACAATTGAGCTAGAAAAGCACCCCATTAATTATGCAAGGTTCTGCATCAATAACATATCTGGAATGTAAGTATTCTGGGGTTGCTAATCAGAGCACTTGTAATGGTTGTGCATTAGACCACCACTTCTACTAAAACCTTCAAAAGGTGCTTGAACCTTTAAGGGAAAAACAAGACATTTATGGcaagttcactaacacagttaaaTATCAGAAGTGAAACTAAATGTTATACTAACATTCAAATAGATGTAACTGAAATTATTGtcagacacaaaaggtaaatttttGTACACGGAGAGTTTTACCATTTTATGCTATATTTGTATGTTTTCACCAAAAACAGGCAATTAAGCTAGAAAAGGAACACATTTATTATGCATAATTAATGTGTTCCTTTTCTAGCTTAATTGCATGTTCTGTATCTCAGGGATACTTTGAAGATCCTATTATAGTAATACATCAATTTCAGTCGGTGAAACGGTCACCGTGGTTTGTATGGTCAGCGTATACTTATGTACTATCAAATATGGCATAAATCAATGAGCATATATATTAGTTTCAAAGCAATCAGATGCATGGAAAATCAAACAGACATTTCTTTGCTAACCCTACTATGCTAATAATTGCGCTAGGCTGCTAGACCAACCAAAAACAGCCAACTGATCAACCAAAAGTAATGCCCTTACTATAATTACCAGTGAAGAGTTTGAAGGCTGTTGGCACACTGCGGCGCTGCGGTATCCAAAACACGTCCGCCTTCTTCTTCATATAGAGCCCTGGGTCTATGATGACTGGCTTCGCCCTCTGAAACCTACACAGATTAACACACAAATCAATAAGTTCTGATGCAATCGGTCTGCAGTATGAACAATCGGAAGAGAAGCTATGAGAGACGCTCACTCCTTCCATCCAATGTTGCTCGTGTGGTCGATGAAGTTGAGATCACGCGGCAGCTTGGAAAAGACATGTATCAGATCTGCAGCAAAAAAACTCAAAAAGGTCAGATGCATTCTAGTATGGTCGATGAGGTTGAGAACTCGGCAGCCACCATCCTGGGTGACGAGCGGGTAGTCGGAGGCGGAGAGGTTGATGAACCAGTCCCAGTCggagccgccggcgccggcgtggccccagagaagggcggcggcggcgtggagggtGCTCGCGACCATGGTGGGCCCGCGGTAGGTGACGAGGTTGGCCCGCTCGACGACGCGCAcgtttccggcggcggcgatgacggGGTGCGCGGCGAGCCCCGCGGCCAGGTCCCGGCGGTCGGCGTCCGGCGCCTCGGCATCCAGGTGCAGGATGTAGAGGTTCCTGGGGTGGTAGAGCGCGAGGAGAACGCGGCGGAGCGCGGAGGCGTCCCTGGCGGATCCGGATATGAGGTAGGCGATGCGGGGGAGGGAATCGCCGGCGGCTGATGGCGGGGTCGGGGCGAGCTTGTGCTCCACGACGAGGGTCCGGGAGGGCGAGGCGGAGGGGAAGGGGAAAGGGACGGTggtgaggaggacgaggagaaagagagagagcgCGGAGCCGGCGGCGAGAGGGAGCAGCCACCGGCGGTCCACGGCGACGGAGAGGACGATGGGCTTCATCGCCGGTGGGGGTGAGCTCAACTAGGAAAAATGCAGACTTTCACCGGTACAGATTTAATTAACGCGGTAACCTCACAATAGCCGGGTTTCTTTCTACAAACAGTTCATTCCACGGTTAGATTTTgaatttttcttttcttattagTATTTTTTTCTGAAAAGGGAAACATAGATCCGCCTCGACACGGAAATTAGTAGCCCAACCTGACACTGCgcgaatttttaaaaataatacaTTTTTTTATTAATTTCCGGTAATATTACGTGTTCTGAAGAAATTCCAAAAATATAACCTCATTGGTCACCCGGTGGCCAATCGGCAGGGCGTGCGCCGAGAGGGCCATCGGCTAGTCTGTCGCCTGGCCGTGCGACAGATGGCAGGGTCTGTCGGTTAGCCGGCGGCTGATCGGCGGAGCAGCGGCCGACGACAGCATATACTCGGTGTGGAGGCAGCCGATCGGCTTGCTAGCAACCATCGTCTGCATCGACTCTCTTAGCCTGCTGTTTAGTGGGCTTCCCGCCATTTTCTCTCACCTCCCCCGCCAACCGTTTTCCGTCAGCCCTAATTCTTCCCTGCCAATCGTTTTCCCGCCAACCCTTATTCCTCCTTGATTTCCCACCAATTTATCTCGTCGCCCCCTATAAAAACCGAACCACCGGTTAATTTGAAAGCACAAATATTtctctcccaagtttcttctatcagCAAGTCTTTGCTATCATGAGTGTGCCTTTCTCGGAAGAAGGATGCAAGCTTGCACCCATGGTTCGACCTGAGCGTTGTTGGTGTGGCGATCTGACAAAGGTGAAGGAAGCTGAAGATTTCTCTAATAAGTTTGGCATTAAGTTCTTTATGTGTGAGAACTATGATCACGAAGCACCGGCAAGCTCGGCTTACCTGAGGCCTCCGGTATGTTGTAAGCAAGAGGAATAGACATATTGTTCGTTTCTTTTATCTTTGAAGTAACGTTCTTATTTTTCGTgtagtctcctccaccactttgtATATGGTACCACTGGATTGACAAAGAGCAGCTTGAGTGGGTGGCCAAAGAGACTGAGGAAAGGCATCATCATGCTTGGGCCGACCTCAAGGCGAATGAGGCAGAGGAGGTTGCTGCAAAGTTGAAAACGGTGCGAGAGAGATGGGTGCAGAAGCATCGTGAGGAGCAACGAGGGTGGCTTGATGACCGGGGGAAGATAATAAATGCCGAGAAGGCGAGGTTAGAGGAGAAGGTACGTGAGGTGGAGAGGTTGTGGAAGAGATAAATAGCTGCTCAGGTGAAGGCAGCGGAAAAACGTGGTGACAAGACTAGAAAATGGCCACGCTGGACTCCGGACCACTAGATTATAGTTCTCGTGTAGTTGTGTATCTTAATTTAAGTTGTTTCTATTTTAATTTCAGTTGTAGTGTACCGATGTAACTTAATTTCAGTTGTAGTTACCTTTGTATCTTAATTTGAAGTGAATTGTACCGCTCTATCATTTCCCGCCAATATCTTCTAGCCCAAATCTTGCCGCCTAATTTTCCCGCCATTTATCTTCGGCCCAATTTTCTTGCCATTTATCTCCCGCACACGTGCTCCCGCTGAAACTCTTCCCTTATCAGCCTATAAAACCCCCACATCGTTTCGTTTTAGACTAGTGTGCTCTCTCCAAGATGAATCCCCCAGATAAAAATCCCCCACACCTTTTCAAAGAATGGATGGCCAAGCCTCTTCTAGAGAGTGCCCACTTAGTTATAAGGGAGAGTAAGATAGACACATTCGAGGAGTTCATCAGTAGCGACGCCTTACTCACTAAGGTGGTTAGGGAATTTGAGCGTTGATCTGTTCGAATTCCACTCGATAAGATGCCTACTCGTAGCCCCAGGAAAATAAGGTGTGAGATTATTAGGTTGaatgagaagtggaagaggagaaAAGCAGCAGCTTTTGGAACATCTATTCtgctgggtcgatgagagcaaggAGGACAATGATATCTTCATGCCGAGCAGCAAGGTCAAGAGCGCTTCTtcttcgaagggcaagagtgttgcttcttcgaagggcaagagtgttgCCTCCTCAAAGGGAAAAAATGTTGCACTGCCGAGCGTGGACTTTGACGACAATGACTTCATGCCTAGCAGCCAAGGGAAAGAGCACTGCTTCTTCTAAGGGCAAGAGTGTTGCCTCCTCGAACGGCAAGAGTGTTGCACTGCATAGCGTCGACTTCGACAACGACTTCATGCCTAGCAGCATGGGAAAGAGAGATGCATCGACGAAGGGCAAGAGCAAGGGCATGTAATATTTATTTCATGTTGTATCTTAATTATTCTTAGTGATGTTGTATCTTCATTTTAGTTGTATCTTAATTGTTGAGGTTAATTTAGAAATTAAACTTAAGGCGAAATGATAGTAATATGTCTCTCACAAATGTCTGATACCTAGGTCATACATAGATAGATGTCTCATACATAGGTCATACATAGATACACGTTTGATACATAAATTGTACATCAGCCATGGCGTCTGGGCTATCGTGCTGGTGGTGTAGGACGCGGTGTCCACCCGAACCTGTTTGGGGCTCTAATGTTACGAGTAGGGATCCAGGATCCAGAGTCGGGGTCGTACTACGTCTCCTGTGTGGAGTCTGATGGAGGAGTCTGCATAATGCTCCAGGTTTGCTGTGTGATGTAATCATCCATGTTCTCAACATCGTGATCAGCTGCTCCCCACGTACCTCCTGACGTAGTGTGTTGCGTGTagcatgtggcatgaaacataagtcaTGTCGAATTACACAGTGTGTATCTAGTATGGAACATAGTAGATGGAACAATAGATACTTATTGCTTGATGGAGCTCCTCCCATTTAAGGAGTCTGCTGGTTATGCAGTAGTCGAAAGCAGCATGATGTTGCTGCGAAGGTTTCTACTGCTGAGAAGCGTCGAAATGAGACTGTTGCTGCCACGATGAACCTTCAACATACTCGAGGTAAGCTTGCAAGCATTGCACGAACCTCGGTACGTACTCGCTAGAACCGCGGAATCCCAACTCCTCGGTGTGACATCATCGGTGATTGTTGCATCTGTGATCTCCTAAGCAATGGGGATCTAGCGCCTACTAATAGTGGTTGATGGTTCTCTGTAAACATCACCTTCCCGAGAATCCACAAAAGATACGCCTCGAGGCTCCCGATGATCTATGACTCAGTCATCGGTTCTGTGAATTGTCCAACCTTCATTAATGAAACAAAAAAGATGTTAGTACACTGATAACAATGCATGGTAAGACTACGTGACAACaatattgatgcatgtaaaatgcatacatgaactttgtagtttattgtgtcaaaatcattattattatgtagctttattatatttattggtaCTAAACTATTAATGGTTGCAAAAGCGCACAAGTTCTTGTTATGTACTTTGTTGtgtaggaaataggcaaatatgaaaGGAAACATGTCATTTTGGTGAAATTGGGCATTTTCCGGAATTTGTCACTCCAGAACTTTTTTCAAAGATTGCCACGGTAGACTCCGAAGACAGTGTCAAATGAAAATGTGCCAATCCACAAAGTTGTGGGAATTGTATGGGCTTAATTTTAGATATAAAATTCACACCCAACCGGAGTCCGTATGCCCCAGATTTTCTTGAATTACTGAAGCAGTTTCAGGATTCCAAAAATTGGTGGCGTGATTGACACAAACTCTTCCCATACTTGATGGATTAGGACAAGCTACGACTTTATGGGATCATAGAGGAtggaggggagtcctaggaaggttcgaGAGGTTCCCAAGAGCCCTTCCATCCTATATATGGTCAAGATTGCATctccacctctatatattgagGGAACCCTACTTTTGGAGGAGGCACCATTATCACGAATTTCCTCCCCCTTGGCATCC contains:
- the LOC124661386 gene encoding beta-glucuronosyltransferase GlcAT14B-like — protein: MKPIVLSVAVDRRWLLPLAAGSALSLFLLVLLTTVPFPFPSASPSRTLVVEHKLAPTPPSAAGDSLPRIAYLISGSARDASALRRVLLALYHPRNLYILHLDAEAPDADRRDLAAGLAAHPVIAAAGNVRVVERANLVTYRGPTMVASTLHAAAALLWGHAGAGGSDWDWFINLSASDYPLVTQDDLIHVFSKLPRDLNFIDHTSNIGWKEFQRAKPVIIDPGLYMKKKADVFWIPQRRSVPTAFKLFTGSAWMALSRSLVEYSIWGWDNLPRTVLMYYSNFISSPEGYFHTVVCNAEEFRNTTVNHDLHYISWDNPPKQHPHYLTLEDLDRMVASDAPFARKFHADDPVLDKIDAEILSRTTPEMPTPGGWCAGNGSDLCSVIGNASVLRPGRGAVRLQRLVSALLSEEKFHPRQCK